ACGGAAGGGTTTCGATAACCGACAGAAAGAAGGATATGATTGTAATGTCAGGCTGGAAGATATATCCAACTGAGATAGAAAAAGCTATGATTGAACATCCTGATATTGATGATATTGCATTATTTGGCTGTCCTGATGTTCATCGTGGTGAAATTCCTGTTGCTGCAGTTGTCCCTGCGGATGGCAGAGTCCTGGATACCGGAGCACTTGAGGATTTTGCAAAATCAAGGCTTGCGGGTTATAAAGTACCAAGGCGCTATATAATTATAGATGAGCTTCCCAGAGTTAACGGCTGGAAACTCTTAAGAAAGAAACTCAGATCTCAGTATTGCAGTAACTGTGACGGGAAAGAAGGGAATGTTTAATTATGCCTGATAAAGGAATTAGAACCAATATTGGTGTAGGCAAAAGGTCCACCGGAATTTCCGGTCTTGACTTTCAGCTTGGCGGCGGGATCATAAAAGGCAAATCCATTCTTCTCTGTGCGGGTCCTGTATCAGGTGCTGAGATGATAGCAGAACAGTTTTTCCGCTCCTCAGAGAATGTTGAAAGTTCTTATATTATGATTGACGGATCTGTCACCGAAGGTATGACTGATGCCTCCAAAATGACACCTGAAGAGATTTCAGATTATATTACCGGTGAAAAAATAGTCATTGATTCAATATCATCGGTAATAATGAATTTTGGAATAGATAGTGCACTGACACTTATGAAAAAAGCATCTGCCATGGATAATAGTTCAGATGTGAATATATTATACCTTATGTACAATAATATCCACAGCCTTTATGATGAAATAAAATTAATAAGAAATTCTGATATCGTCATTTCACTCAATGAATTTATGCATGGAAATGAGATTGAGAGAAACCTTACAATAAATAAAATCCCCGGAACAGATGTTCCCGGAAGGGTGTTCCCATATAACATAAAAGAAGGCGGAATTGAGCTTTCAACCACAGCCCGGGTTGTATAATCTTACATCTGCCTTTATCTTTAATAATTCCGGCCTGAAATTATCATATGAAAAAAATTATCCGGATGACCTGTTTAGTGGATTTATTCCGGGAAAATCTATTCCAAAATGACTATTTCAGGGAAAGTGCTTTTTTCTCAATTAAATGCCATGATGCATATGCCATTGGAATCACAACTGCAAATGTAAGTCCTATCAACTGACTGACTGCTATTGCCGGAATAAAATGAATTATGGTCTGCTGAATCGGGTAAGAGTAGATGTACATACCATACGAAGGGTCACCCGCTATTCCGAATTTGTGAAGATGTCTTACCGGGAGGTATGCAATGCAGAGAACAAAATATGGTATTGCAATAAGCGCAAAGACGAACATAAATGGCGTTTTGAAAAAAATTACCACCGGTATGAACAGCAGTGCCGAAAGCCACAGTTTATACTCTATTTTTTCCCGGTTAACATAAAGATACGAACCAATCAGGAAATAAGCGGCAAATCTGATCTTATTGAGTGCAGGATTGTCATACCACACAGCCCACATCAGAACAGTCATAAATATTACCGGCAGTAGGGCGTTTTTTCGCAATAATATTGCCGTTATTCCAAGAAATGCCACCAGAGTGTATAACATAAATTCAAATGGTATTGTCCATAACGGAGCATTGACATATGTTACAGGATTTTCAGTAAATATTCCGATTGCCCAGCCATTGACATAAAACGGAATTGCCACCCATGTCTGCGGATCTGCAAGTCTTAGAAAATATTCCTTTAAAGTATATGATGTATTAACCGGACCTATAACCAAAATTATGAAGATAATGGATGCTATCATTCCGGGAAATAGTCTGAGTGCCCTTTTTTTAAAATATATTTTTAATTCCGGTCGTTTTTCCCAGCTTTTTGTTATGAGATAGCCGCTTATTACAAGAAGTACTGCAAGTCCGAACTGGCCGACAAGGAGGTGCCAGTCAAAGAGATGAACATTGGCATAGCCAAGAGAAAGGGCAAAACAATGTGAGAAAATAATAGACGCTGCCGCTAAAAATCTCAGCAGATCAAAATTATTGCTGAATCTTTCATCCATGTTAAAAAAATTTATAATTCATTTCTGACCATATCGGCAGCAGAGACCATATTTTTCAGTTTTGCAAATGCAGTCTCTCTCGTATGCATCCTAAGGCCACAGTCTGGGTCGATTAATATTTTTGCAGGATCAAAGAGATCAGTTGCCTTTAATATTCTGGAATAAATCTCTTCTACAGAATCAATCTTTTCAGATGATGAATCAACAACCCCAAAACCAATCATTTTATTTTTGAGGTCTTTTCCGGAGATATACTCCAGATTTTCAGGATTACACGCAAATTCAAAATCGAGGATCTCAACCGGCATTTTGATGATGTCATCAAAGACACTTCCAATATTGCCGCATACATGCAGGCATGCCGGAACCCTTACAGCTCCTGTAATCGCACTTATCGCCTCATGTGCAGTTGCCATATCGGCAGCACCGGTTGAAAGTATTGGTTCATCTATCTGAAGGATTGTGATGCCGGCATTTTCAAGATTCTTTGCCTCATGAGCAAGTGCCTGCGCAAGATCAAGAACAAGTTCATTCTTGTTGCGGTAAACAGGCGTATCGATCTTCAGCGCATGTGCAATCGTTGAAGGACCGGCAAACATTGCCTTAACCCTTTCATGCTTTGAAACTGCATATTTTGTATCATGAACAGTTATCGGCTTTGAAGGAGCCTGGACCATGCCTGTAACATTATTACCTCGGATTCCGGGCAGAAGAGAAATAATCTGTGAGATCATATCCCCCCTCACCTGCCCGGATGAGATAATATCAATGCCGGCTTTAATCTGGTCATTTACAGCGGTTTCAAGCGCAGGCTGAAAAGGGTCAAGAATAGATTTTAATCCTTTTCCCTGTATAGCCGGATAGCTGCCGACTACAGTTGTCGGCAGAAGTTTCTGCATTAGTGTCATGGAGTAAGCCTATGTCTGTCCCTTGGGAATAATACTGCTTCTCTGATATTTGGCAGGTCAAGCATTGTCATAATGAGACGCTCCATACCCATTCCCCATCCAGAGTGCGGAGGCATACCATACTTAAAGGGTTTCAGGTAGAATTCAAAGCTTTCAGGCGAAAGTCCTTTGTTTATAATCTGCTCTACCAGAAGATCATGCTGGTGAATACGCTGCGCACCGCTTGAAAGTTCCATTCTGGGATGCATCATGTCAAAAGCCTTGCAGACTTCCGGATTGTCTTCAAAAGGCATCGCATAATATGGTTTTATCTCTGTAGGCCAGTCAGTGATGAAATAATGCTGCCCCATCTCCTCGCCGATTGCGCGCTCAGCAGCGGTTGAAAGGTCATCGCCGTACCCAATACCCTCATCAATTGATATGGCCGCGATGTCAATTGCCTGCGCATATGTAATCTTTGGGAACGGTGACTTAGGAACAGTGAAATCAATATCAAAGAGTTCAAGTTCATCGCTGCACGTTTTTTCAACATTGGCATATGCTGCAACGACTGCCCTTTCAAGGAGATCCATTACATCATTGTGGTCAGCGAATGAAACTTCAACATCAATCGACGTCGCTTCGTTGAGATGCCTTGTTGTATTATGTTCTTCAGCCCTGAAGATCGGCCCGATCTCAAATACCTTCTCAAATCCGGCAGACATCATCATCTGTTTGTAAAGCTGCGGACTCTGATTTAAAAATGCTTCTTTTTCAAAGTATGCAAGAGGGAAAAGCTCAGTACCGCCTTCGGTTGCTGCGGCGACTACCTTTGGTGAATGGATGTTTATGAATCCTTCACTGAAGAAGAGATCATAGAGCGCATGCGTAACAGCACTTCTGATCTTAAAGATTGCACCGACTTTCGGCCTTCTTGCATCAAGATAACGGTTATCAATCCTTGTATCTACTTCTGCAAGAACCTTTTCTGAAACATCAAGCGGTAATGGGGTTTCTGCCCGGCTGATTAATTCCATTGTCTCCGGAATAATCTCTCTTCCACCCGGAGCTTTTTCAGTTGCTTTTACTGCCCCTGTAATTCTTACCACAGATTCGCGTGATATACTCTTTGCGCACTCAATTACCGTTTCAGGTGCCTTCTTTTTAACTACGGTTGCCTGTAAAAATCCTGTTCTGTCCCTTAGAATATAGAAGGAAAGTCCTCCAAGGTCCCTTACTTCATGAACCCATCCGATTACTTCTGCCCTTTCTGTATCCTTTGTAACGTCCTTTAACTGTGTTCGCATAAAATATCTGAATTATATTTGTTTTTAGGTTTTATTTTGCTTTCACTATCTGTCCATGAAAACGGACGGCAGATATCTTCATCAGAATAGATATTTTATAAAAAGCGCACTGTGTCTTCAGCGATATCTGCATCCATCTTTCAAAAAAAAGGTATATTTTATCATTTAAAAGGATGATAACATCAGAATAACCAATTACTTAGTCCGGAAGAAATGAACTCTGAAGATTAGGGAGTTTTATCTCTCTGCAGTCAATGTTTCACATAATTCTGCCGGACCGGAATTTATACCGGAGATGAAGAATAAATGTTCAGAAAAATTATTGTCGCGCTTGACGGTTCAATTGATTCAAAGAAGGCACTGTCTGTAGCTATACAGGAGGCAAAACTCAGAAAAGCAGAACTACATCCTGTTTTTGTAATTCAGTATGTTGTCGGGGGCGGGGTGCCTTTTGACCCTGTATCCGCACTGCCCGACGGCAGTTCTGAGATAATGAACGAAGTTATGGAGAATGAAGCTGAAAGAGTCCTTAATGATGCATCTGAAGACTGTGCAGATGCAGGAGTAAATGCCATTGC
The sequence above is a segment of the Methanoplanus limicola DSM 2279 genome. Coding sequences within it:
- a CDS encoding universal stress protein codes for the protein MFRKIIVALDGSIDSKKALSVAIQEAKLRKAELHPVFVIQYVVGGGVPFDPVSALPDGSSEIMNEVMENEAERVLNDASEDCADAGVNAIAHTLFGDPRDAILDLADEISADMIILGSSGKTGLERMIMGSVSSAVVQHSKITTMIVKGRNEDIL
- the aspS gene encoding aspartate--tRNA(Asn) ligase, producing the protein MRTQLKDVTKDTERAEVIGWVHEVRDLGGLSFYILRDRTGFLQATVVKKKAPETVIECAKSISRESVVRITGAVKATEKAPGGREIIPETMELISRAETPLPLDVSEKVLAEVDTRIDNRYLDARRPKVGAIFKIRSAVTHALYDLFFSEGFINIHSPKVVAAATEGGTELFPLAYFEKEAFLNQSPQLYKQMMMSAGFEKVFEIGPIFRAEEHNTTRHLNEATSIDVEVSFADHNDVMDLLERAVVAAYANVEKTCSDELELFDIDFTVPKSPFPKITYAQAIDIAAISIDEGIGYGDDLSTAAERAIGEEMGQHYFITDWPTEIKPYYAMPFEDNPEVCKAFDMMHPRMELSSGAQRIHQHDLLVEQIINKGLSPESFEFYLKPFKYGMPPHSGWGMGMERLIMTMLDLPNIREAVLFPRDRHRLTP
- a CDS encoding methionine synthase, encoding MTLMQKLLPTTVVGSYPAIQGKGLKSILDPFQPALETAVNDQIKAGIDIISSGQVRGDMISQIISLLPGIRGNNVTGMVQAPSKPITVHDTKYAVSKHERVKAMFAGPSTIAHALKIDTPVYRNKNELVLDLAQALAHEAKNLENAGITILQIDEPILSTGAADMATAHEAISAITGAVRVPACLHVCGNIGSVFDDIIKMPVEILDFEFACNPENLEYISGKDLKNKMIGFGVVDSSSEKIDSVEEIYSRILKATDLFDPAKILIDPDCGLRMHTRETAFAKLKNMVSAADMVRNEL
- a CDS encoding acyltransferase family protein translates to MDERFSNNFDLLRFLAAASIIFSHCFALSLGYANVHLFDWHLLVGQFGLAVLLVISGYLITKSWEKRPELKIYFKKRALRLFPGMIASIIFIILVIGPVNTSYTLKEYFLRLADPQTWVAIPFYVNGWAIGIFTENPVTYVNAPLWTIPFEFMLYTLVAFLGITAILLRKNALLPVIFMTVLMWAVWYDNPALNKIRFAAYFLIGSYLYVNREKIEYKLWLSALLFIPVVIFFKTPFMFVFALIAIPYFVLCIAYLPVRHLHKFGIAGDPSYGMYIYSYPIQQTIIHFIPAIAVSQLIGLTFAVVIPMAYASWHLIEKKALSLK
- a CDS encoding RAD55 family ATPase; amino-acid sequence: MPDKGIRTNIGVGKRSTGISGLDFQLGGGIIKGKSILLCAGPVSGAEMIAEQFFRSSENVESSYIMIDGSVTEGMTDASKMTPEEISDYITGEKIVIDSISSVIMNFGIDSALTLMKKASAMDNSSDVNILYLMYNNIHSLYDEIKLIRNSDIVISLNEFMHGNEIERNLTINKIPGTDVPGRVFPYNIKEGGIELSTTARVV